One region of Xylanimonas ulmi genomic DNA includes:
- a CDS encoding right-handed parallel beta-helix repeat-containing protein produces the protein MTRAGTLRAPKLLVGVALVGAALAGCTGAPAPDAAPSASTPAPSPSPQGQTVYASPQGDGDCRTAQTACALPRALGIAEAGGVVALAAGEYGSMDLVGEGRLASLDPPVVVEAPEGVTASFDRLSLEVPGVTWRGLRVTGVWFVNKAAKGTRIERAHLDGTGLFIRSQGVTVVDSLFEGGSSVDGIQIGGAQDVLVEGNTVRDYDQAKDNGLHADCVQIFDSRHVTIRGNRLSNCYNAGLIISPGRRTGSDDLLIEANYIQGCVVKTESCRGGSATDLRERTVTNITVRNNTFLNGSVRVDPLDGMVFDRNIVEYLSTCDAPVTNSVIEKWNTKMCAVPSVIGRDGNRQGSVRLADRAGGDLRLTDVASATITPWGDHEPAKESIEGSPMSPDVAGASMG, from the coding sequence ATGACGCGCGCGGGCACGCTGCGCGCGCCCAAGCTCCTGGTGGGCGTCGCGCTCGTCGGCGCCGCGCTCGCGGGGTGCACCGGCGCTCCGGCCCCGGACGCAGCGCCGTCGGCGTCCACGCCCGCGCCCTCGCCGTCGCCGCAGGGTCAGACGGTGTACGCGAGCCCGCAGGGCGACGGCGACTGCCGCACCGCGCAGACGGCGTGCGCGCTGCCCCGCGCGCTCGGGATCGCCGAGGCGGGCGGGGTGGTGGCGCTGGCCGCGGGCGAGTACGGGTCGATGGACCTGGTCGGCGAGGGCCGGCTCGCGTCGCTCGACCCTCCCGTCGTCGTCGAGGCGCCCGAGGGCGTCACGGCGAGCTTCGACCGGCTCTCGCTCGAGGTTCCCGGAGTCACGTGGCGCGGGCTGCGCGTGACGGGCGTGTGGTTCGTCAACAAGGCGGCCAAGGGCACGCGCATCGAGCGCGCCCACCTCGACGGCACGGGGCTGTTCATCCGGTCGCAGGGCGTCACGGTGGTCGACTCGCTGTTCGAGGGGGGCTCCTCGGTCGACGGCATCCAGATCGGCGGCGCGCAGGACGTGCTGGTCGAGGGCAACACGGTGCGCGACTACGACCAGGCCAAGGACAACGGCCTGCACGCGGACTGCGTCCAGATCTTCGACTCGCGCCACGTGACGATCCGCGGCAACCGGTTGTCGAACTGCTACAACGCCGGCCTGATCATCTCGCCCGGGCGGCGCACCGGCAGCGACGACCTGCTCATCGAGGCCAACTACATCCAAGGCTGCGTGGTCAAGACCGAGTCCTGCCGGGGCGGGTCGGCGACCGACCTGCGCGAGCGCACCGTCACCAACATCACCGTGCGCAACAACACCTTCCTCAACGGCTCGGTGCGCGTCGACCCCCTCGACGGCATGGTGTTCGACCGCAATATCGTCGAGTACCTCTCGACCTGCGACGCGCCCGTGACCAACTCGGTCATCGAGAAGTGGAACACCAAGATGTGCGCGGTGCCGAGCGTGATCGGCCGCGACGGGAACCGCCAAGGCTCGGTCCGGCTCGCCGACCGCGCGGGCGGCGACCTGCGCCTGACCGACGTCGCCTCGGCGACCATCACGCCGTGGGGCGATCACGAGCCCGCCAAGGAGTCGATCGAGGGCTCACCCATGAGCCCCGACGTCGCGGGGGCGTCGATGGGGTAG
- a CDS encoding lipopolysaccharide biosynthesis protein: MSPAPARGGLAHTASRGVAVTMGGLWTRSLVQLASTVVLARLLVPADFGLVAMIMAVVGVADLLRDFGMTGAIVQARELSERTWSGVLWFSAGLGLALTGVVAGGAPLIALLYDEPRLTVLTLAIAPTLLLNGLAMPLQARAQRDLRFGLLARVDVTSMAAGVLGSIGAALAGWGVWSLVVLAGAGQVTRLVELWVAVRPRFGRPHVGRDVLPLAGAGGSILGVQLLNYAARNLDNVIVGHQLGSAVVGQYSRAYSLFLLPLQQLTGPLGRVALPVLSSLRDDGERFRRYVRSAMLVIGYAALPGYALLAGVARPLVAVALGPQWTLAATLFAILAVAGVAQAVGNVQGWLYIALGRAHRQLGYYLVTRPIVVAGFVVGIAWGGVRGLALVYGVVTCLLLVPGFAYAIRGTFVRGSDVVAPLVRPAVLVLPCFAASFAVCQIDALSDVAALALALAAGLAVGATALVLPAYRRDLARMVSFARQVRAPRAQGPTDQGPTDQGPTDPGPTDPGPTDPAPTDSDPTPATVRAAA; this comes from the coding sequence ATGAGCCCCGCCCCCGCCCGTGGCGGCCTCGCGCACACCGCCTCGCGCGGCGTCGCGGTGACCATGGGCGGGCTGTGGACGCGCTCGCTCGTGCAACTGGCCTCCACGGTCGTGCTCGCCCGGCTGCTGGTCCCGGCGGACTTCGGCCTGGTCGCCATGATCATGGCCGTGGTCGGGGTCGCCGACCTGCTGCGCGACTTCGGCATGACCGGCGCCATCGTCCAGGCGCGTGAGCTGAGCGAGCGCACGTGGTCGGGTGTGCTCTGGTTCTCCGCGGGCCTGGGGCTCGCGTTGACCGGCGTCGTGGCGGGCGGGGCGCCGCTCATCGCCCTGCTCTACGACGAGCCGCGCCTGACCGTGCTCACGCTCGCGATCGCCCCGACGCTGCTGCTCAACGGCCTGGCGATGCCGCTGCAGGCCCGCGCCCAGCGCGACCTGCGCTTCGGCCTGCTCGCGCGCGTCGACGTGACCTCGATGGCGGCGGGCGTGCTCGGCTCGATCGGCGCCGCGCTGGCCGGATGGGGCGTGTGGTCGCTGGTCGTGCTCGCCGGCGCCGGCCAGGTGACCCGCCTGGTCGAGCTGTGGGTCGCGGTCCGGCCCCGGTTCGGCCGCCCCCACGTCGGGCGCGACGTGCTGCCGCTCGCGGGCGCCGGGGGGTCCATCCTCGGGGTCCAGCTGCTCAACTACGCGGCGCGCAACCTCGACAACGTCATCGTCGGCCACCAGCTCGGCTCGGCGGTCGTGGGCCAGTACTCGCGCGCCTACTCGCTGTTCCTCCTGCCCCTGCAACAGCTGACGGGGCCGCTGGGGCGTGTCGCGCTGCCTGTGCTGTCGAGCCTGCGCGACGACGGCGAGCGCTTCCGCCGCTACGTGCGCTCGGCCATGCTCGTGATCGGCTACGCCGCGCTGCCCGGGTACGCGCTGCTGGCCGGGGTGGCCCGCCCGCTCGTGGCCGTCGCGCTCGGACCGCAGTGGACGCTCGCCGCAACGCTGTTCGCGATCCTCGCCGTGGCGGGCGTGGCCCAGGCGGTCGGCAACGTCCAGGGGTGGCTGTACATCGCGCTGGGGCGGGCGCACCGGCAACTCGGGTACTACCTGGTGACCCGGCCGATCGTCGTGGCCGGGTTCGTGGTGGGCATCGCCTGGGGCGGTGTGCGAGGGCTCGCGCTCGTCTACGGCGTCGTGACGTGCCTGCTGCTCGTGCCCGGGTTCGCCTACGCGATCCGCGGCACGTTCGTGCGCGGGTCCGACGTCGTCGCGCCCCTGGTGCGCCCGGCCGTGCTCGTGCTGCCGTGCTTCGCGGCCTCGTTCGCCGTGTGCCAGATCGACGCCCTGTCCGACGTCGCCGCGCTGGCGCTCGCGCTCGCCGCGGGCCTCGCGGTGGGCGCCACGGCGCTCGTCCTGCCCGCCTACCGCCGTGACCTGGCGCGCATGGTCTCGTTCGCCCGGCAGGTGCGGGCGCCGCGGGCCCAGGGCCCCACCGACCAGGGCCCCACTGACCAGGGCCCCACCGACCCAGGCCCCACCGACCCGGGCCCCACTGACCCGGCCCCGACTGATTCGGACCCGACCCCAGCGACCGTGAGGGCTGCCGCATGA
- a CDS encoding SGNH/GDSL hydrolase family protein yields the protein MRNRAWTRTALGAAALALGACAAGCASGGSAAPSAPSLEAAPSPTAVSAPPTVARLAAVGDSITLGVNACDEGGPCLDESWAVGTSDVDAFAARLADESGARPTTLPFALDGATAKDALDHVQEVIDQRPDVVTVLVGANDACARTFDAMTPADRFASEITALLQELTRGLPEATVLALSVPDLNQIWEIGKDDPDAVALWDKSPSCRSLLWHADSTAADDATRRAAVAERVQQFNAAIAGACAALPTCVSDGGALHDVRFSADEVSSIDHFHPSALGQAKIADVAWQVWQSRPVGEGAG from the coding sequence ATGAGAAACCGAGCATGGACCCGCACGGCCCTCGGCGCGGCGGCGCTCGCGCTGGGCGCCTGCGCCGCCGGTTGCGCGAGCGGGGGATCGGCCGCCCCGTCGGCGCCGTCGCTCGAGGCCGCGCCCAGCCCCACGGCGGTCTCGGCGCCCCCGACGGTCGCACGCCTAGCCGCCGTCGGCGACTCGATCACGCTGGGCGTCAACGCCTGCGACGAGGGCGGCCCGTGCCTCGACGAGTCGTGGGCGGTGGGGACGTCCGACGTCGACGCGTTCGCGGCGCGGCTCGCCGACGAGTCGGGCGCGCGGCCCACCACGCTGCCGTTCGCGCTCGACGGCGCCACGGCCAAGGACGCGCTCGACCACGTCCAGGAGGTCATCGACCAGCGTCCCGACGTCGTGACCGTCCTGGTCGGCGCGAACGACGCGTGCGCGCGCACGTTCGACGCGATGACCCCGGCCGACCGCTTCGCGAGCGAGATCACCGCGCTGTTGCAGGAGTTGACGCGCGGGCTGCCCGAGGCGACGGTGCTCGCGCTCTCGGTGCCCGACCTGAACCAGATCTGGGAGATCGGCAAGGACGACCCTGACGCGGTCGCGCTGTGGGACAAGTCCCCGAGCTGCCGCTCGCTGCTGTGGCACGCCGACTCCACCGCCGCCGACGACGCCACGCGCCGCGCCGCCGTCGCCGAGCGCGTCCAGCAGTTCAACGCGGCGATCGCCGGCGCGTGCGCCGCGCTGCCCACGTGCGTGTCCGACGGCGGCGCGCTGCACGACGTGCGGTTCTCCGCCGACGAGGTCTCGTCGATCGACCACTTCCACCCCTCCGCGTTGGGCCAGGCCAAGATCGCCGACGTGGCCTGGCAGGTGTGGCAGTCGCGCCCGGTGGGCGAGGGGGCCGGATGA
- a CDS encoding glycosyltransferase, with amino-acid sequence MTPRASVVIPAHDEATALPGLLGRLAAAGPGAFEIVVVANGCADATAQVARAAGAHVVEIPEPSKAAALAAGDAVAVAFPRVYLDADVVVDADALLALAAALRARPGPAVGAPTLRVDASEASWAVRQHYRVWALTDYRRGGHVGSGVYAVNAAGRARWGAFPDVVADDRFVQQRFALAERVTLPDHAFTVQAPRTVPALMRRATRIHRGNQELVARGLASSPPEPVGAAAAGRSPGRSSGRSPGRSQVALLARVGRRPALWPALAVYCVTYGAPALRARVDARRGAPIAWAGRETARA; translated from the coding sequence ATGACCCCGCGCGCCTCGGTGGTCATCCCCGCCCACGACGAGGCGACGGCGCTGCCCGGCCTGCTCGGGCGGCTCGCGGCGGCCGGTCCCGGCGCCTTCGAGATCGTCGTGGTCGCGAACGGGTGCGCCGACGCGACCGCGCAGGTCGCCCGCGCGGCCGGCGCCCACGTCGTCGAGATCCCCGAGCCGTCCAAGGCGGCCGCGCTCGCCGCGGGCGACGCCGTCGCCGTCGCCTTCCCCCGCGTCTACCTGGACGCGGACGTCGTCGTGGACGCCGACGCTCTGCTCGCGCTCGCCGCCGCGCTGCGGGCCCGCCCCGGCCCGGCCGTCGGGGCGCCGACGCTGCGCGTGGACGCCTCGGAGGCGAGTTGGGCGGTGCGACAGCATTACCGGGTGTGGGCGCTGACCGACTACCGCCGCGGCGGCCACGTCGGATCGGGCGTCTACGCCGTCAACGCCGCGGGCCGCGCCCGCTGGGGCGCCTTCCCCGACGTCGTCGCCGACGACCGGTTCGTGCAGCAGCGGTTCGCCCTCGCCGAGCGCGTCACGCTGCCCGATCACGCCTTCACCGTCCAGGCGCCGCGCACCGTGCCCGCGCTCATGCGCCGCGCCACGCGCATCCACCGCGGCAATCAGGAACTGGTGGCGCGCGGCCTCGCGTCGAGCCCGCCCGAGCCCGTGGGCGCCGCGGCGGCTGGGCGTTCTCCTGGGCGTTCTTCCGGGCGATCGCCCGGGCGCTCCCAGGTCGCCCTCCTGGCGCGCGTGGGCCGCCGCCCCGCGCTGTGGCCCGCGCTCGCCGTCTACTGCGTGACCTACGGGGCGCCGGCGCTGCGCGCGCGGGTCGACGCCCGGCGTGGAGCCCCGATCGCCTGGGCCGGACGCGAGACGGCACGCGCATGA
- a CDS encoding glycosyltransferase encodes MSTPALLVCSGGGHLKQLFSLASRLGIAPEDQTWATFDNALSRTLLAGRELIPIPYAAPRDAAAILRTLGRVHQILASRRFGLAVSTGSSPAVSFLPWAARRGARAVYIESAARADGPSVSGRILMHDPLVTTFTQYPGWADRHWTYHGSIFDAFAPAPARSRRPVRRAVVTLGTQEQYGFARLLRAVAPLLSGCEVLWQLGPTGAREAEALGIAGTRAGVPHDELSQAVAQADVVVAHAGTGSALTAFEQGRCPVLVPRLARHGEHIDDHQLQIAGELERRGLAISRAPEDLTLADLEEAAARGTRRVAAPRIDLDGPALDGAGLDGKHGHEHGPEGAPALAC; translated from the coding sequence ATGTCCACTCCGGCTCTGCTCGTCTGCTCCGGCGGCGGGCACCTCAAGCAGCTCTTCTCGCTCGCGTCGCGTCTCGGCATCGCACCCGAGGACCAGACGTGGGCGACGTTCGACAACGCGTTGAGCCGCACGCTGCTCGCCGGGCGCGAGCTCATCCCCATCCCCTACGCCGCGCCGCGCGATGCGGCCGCCATCCTGCGGACCCTGGGGCGCGTCCATCAGATCCTCGCCTCACGCCGCTTCGGCCTGGCGGTCAGCACCGGGTCGAGCCCGGCCGTCTCGTTCCTGCCCTGGGCCGCGCGGCGGGGGGCGCGCGCGGTGTACATCGAGAGCGCCGCGCGCGCCGACGGCCCGTCGGTCAGCGGCCGGATCCTCATGCACGACCCGCTCGTGACGACGTTCACGCAGTACCCCGGCTGGGCCGACCGGCACTGGACCTATCACGGGTCGATCTTTGACGCCTTCGCCCCCGCCCCCGCCCGGTCCCGGCGGCCCGTGCGGCGCGCCGTGGTCACGCTCGGCACCCAGGAGCAGTACGGGTTCGCGCGGCTGCTGCGCGCCGTCGCGCCGCTGCTGTCCGGGTGCGAGGTGCTGTGGCAGCTCGGCCCGACCGGCGCGCGCGAGGCCGAGGCCCTCGGCATCGCCGGCACCCGCGCGGGGGTGCCGCACGACGAGCTCTCGCAGGCCGTCGCGCAGGCCGACGTCGTCGTCGCGCACGCGGGCACGGGCTCGGCGCTCACGGCGTTCGAGCAGGGGCGCTGCCCCGTCCTGGTCCCGCGCCTGGCGCGGCACGGCGAGCACATCGACGACCACCAGCTCCAGATCGCCGGGGAGCTCGAACGGCGCGGGCTGGCCATCTCGCGCGCCCCCGAGGACCTCACGCTGGCCGACCTGGAGGAGGCCGCCGCGCGCGGCACACGCCGCGTCGCAGCGCCCCGGATCGACCTGGACGGGCCTGCGTTGGACGGCGCGGGGCTGGACGGCAAGCACGGCCACGAGCACGGACCCGAGGGCGCACCCGCCCTCGCCTGCTGA
- a CDS encoding glycosyltransferase family 4 protein, whose translation MTRFPPRPSTHRPTSVDVGAPLTVLYSFPHPVGAPGIGWTAWNQVTELVAAGHRVHLVTTSLERPVAGLASLTTTLAVAGVRVPHRALGRERAFRHHDRVAARAVTRLADTLDVVHAWPAACLATLGAAREAGLPAVREVPNTHTAHAFAVVAAECARLGVAMPPRLAHAGDPRKLRLEEAEYEAATALLVPSEPVRRSFLDRGAAPERLLRHRYGYRPGGAPPPRQYDPARPLRAVFLGRGEPRKGLHHALAAWAASGASREGRLVVHGDLGLVPQYRAVLEPLVTAGVDVRPFTANVPGALAAADVLLLPTVEEGSALVTYEAQAAGVVPLVSTAAGALLDHGVHGLLHEPGDVATLAAHLDLLARDRVRLRRLSEAAAAHAPELTWQAAGGELVAAYRAAATLPRRGSRVRAA comes from the coding sequence GTGACTCGATTCCCTCCCCGCCCCTCGACGCACCGCCCGACGAGCGTCGACGTCGGCGCGCCCCTGACGGTGCTGTACAGCTTCCCGCACCCCGTCGGCGCCCCGGGCATCGGCTGGACCGCCTGGAATCAGGTGACCGAGCTCGTCGCCGCCGGGCACCGCGTGCACCTGGTGACCACCAGCCTGGAGCGGCCCGTGGCCGGGCTCGCCTCGCTGACCACGACGCTCGCCGTCGCCGGCGTGCGTGTTCCGCACCGCGCGCTCGGCCGCGAGCGGGCGTTTCGGCACCACGACCGCGTCGCCGCACGCGCGGTGACCCGACTCGCCGACACGCTCGACGTCGTGCACGCCTGGCCCGCCGCGTGCCTTGCGACGCTCGGCGCGGCGCGAGAGGCCGGCCTGCCCGCGGTGCGCGAGGTCCCCAACACGCACACCGCGCACGCCTTCGCCGTCGTGGCCGCCGAGTGCGCGCGGCTGGGCGTCGCGATGCCGCCGCGTCTGGCGCACGCGGGCGACCCGCGCAAACTGCGCCTGGAGGAGGCCGAGTACGAGGCGGCGACCGCGCTGCTGGTCCCCTCCGAGCCCGTGCGCCGCTCCTTCCTCGATCGCGGCGCCGCGCCCGAGCGGCTGCTGCGCCATCGTTACGGCTACCGTCCGGGCGGCGCGCCACCGCCCCGCCAGTACGACCCGGCGCGACCGCTGCGCGCGGTGTTCCTCGGCCGCGGCGAGCCGCGCAAGGGGCTGCACCATGCGCTGGCCGCGTGGGCGGCGTCGGGCGCGAGCCGGGAGGGACGACTCGTCGTGCACGGCGACCTCGGGCTCGTGCCGCAGTACCGCGCGGTGCTCGAACCCCTGGTCACGGCGGGCGTCGACGTGCGTCCCTTCACCGCCAACGTACCGGGCGCGCTGGCCGCCGCCGACGTGCTGCTGCTGCCGACCGTCGAGGAGGGCAGCGCGCTGGTCACCTACGAGGCTCAGGCCGCGGGCGTCGTCCCGCTCGTGTCGACCGCCGCGGGCGCGCTGCTCGATCACGGCGTGCACGGTCTGCTGCACGAGCCCGGCGACGTGGCCACGCTCGCCGCGCACCTCGACCTGCTCGCGCGGGACCGCGTGAGGCTGCGGCGCCTGAGCGA
- a CDS encoding O-antigen ligase family protein has protein sequence MVLALSPDAPRPETTAPASAGFGEPDLARAPRRLTRRETVGAALVAVVLLVAAWAVPPPFAGGLAVVVAGVYLARGALRRRETWLFLLVAVILFVPIRRYAIPIPLPFALEPYRVLVTLTLLIVLADLLVDPAMRWRPLRFGAPVGFFLATMVLSIVVNALPLTAGGLFGSAVGGLVNLMIAPLVLVTVRQLVRSRRTVTVLLTGLSWSGALIGLAAVVERATHVNVFLKLNAVAPLTLLRDPDLSLRAGGARAYGPAQHPIALAVLLCMLVPLGVYLARHAGWPRHPVNRRLFYAGVLACTLLGVAAAISRTAVVVLGAMFLLTAVLRPRLARLLFVLGVPVLLLGALVSPKVVGSLVGSFLDPDSLVASQYTSPGWTGAGRLADLAPATALALQHPFFGTGVGSRVVVGDDANAFILDNQVLGTQLDAGAVGVLGLAVLVIVPAVMLVRHALRAGVPERDAMLAFALATSVVGYGAALFFYDAFGFLQTFLLLAILLAVGAWLLTDAHADTAVDTAVDTPAEEP, from the coding sequence GTGGTCCTCGCCCTCAGCCCCGATGCGCCGCGCCCTGAGACGACGGCCCCTGCTTCGGCGGGGTTCGGCGAGCCCGACCTCGCGCGTGCGCCGCGCCGCCTGACGCGCCGCGAGACGGTCGGGGCCGCGCTCGTCGCGGTCGTGCTGCTCGTCGCCGCCTGGGCCGTGCCCCCGCCGTTCGCGGGTGGGCTCGCCGTCGTCGTGGCGGGGGTCTACCTGGCCCGCGGCGCGTTGCGCCGCCGCGAGACCTGGCTGTTCCTGCTGGTCGCGGTGATCCTGTTCGTGCCGATCCGTCGGTACGCGATCCCGATCCCGCTGCCGTTCGCGTTGGAGCCCTACCGGGTGCTCGTGACGCTCACGCTGCTCATCGTGCTGGCCGACCTGCTGGTCGACCCGGCGATGCGCTGGCGGCCCCTGCGGTTCGGGGCGCCCGTGGGGTTCTTCCTGGCGACCATGGTGTTGTCGATCGTCGTCAACGCGCTCCCACTCACCGCGGGCGGGTTGTTCGGATCGGCCGTGGGCGGGCTGGTCAACCTCATGATCGCCCCGCTCGTGCTGGTGACCGTGCGCCAGCTCGTGCGCTCGCGGCGCACCGTGACCGTGCTGCTGACCGGGCTGTCATGGTCGGGCGCCCTCATCGGCCTGGCCGCCGTCGTGGAGCGCGCGACGCACGTCAACGTGTTCCTCAAGCTGAACGCGGTGGCGCCGCTGACCCTGCTGCGCGACCCCGACCTGTCGCTGCGCGCGGGCGGGGCGCGCGCCTACGGGCCCGCCCAGCACCCCATCGCCCTGGCGGTGCTGCTGTGCATGCTGGTGCCGCTGGGGGTCTACCTCGCCCGGCACGCGGGCTGGCCGCGCCACCCGGTCAACCGCCGCCTGTTCTACGCGGGCGTCCTGGCGTGCACGCTGCTGGGCGTCGCCGCGGCGATCAGCCGCACCGCCGTCGTCGTGCTGGGGGCGATGTTCCTGCTCACGGCGGTGCTGCGGCCCCGGCTGGCGCGCCTGCTGTTCGTGCTCGGCGTGCCCGTGCTGCTGCTCGGCGCGCTCGTGTCGCCCAAAGTCGTCGGCTCGCTCGTCGGCTCGTTCCTCGACCCGGACTCGCTCGTCGCCTCGCAGTACACCTCTCCCGGCTGGACCGGGGCGGGCCGCCTGGCCGACCTCGCCCCGGCCACGGCCCTCGCCCTGCAACACCCGTTCTTCGGCACGGGTGTCGGCTCGCGCGTCGTGGTCGGTGACGACGCCAACGCGTTCATCCTCGACAACCAGGTGCTCGGCACCCAGCTCGACGCCGGGGCCGTGGGCGTGCTGGGCCTGGCGGTGCTCGTGATCGTGCCCGCCGTCATGCTCGTGCGCCACGCGCTGCGCGCGGGCGTGCCCGAGCGTGACGCCATGCTCGCGTTCGCCCTGGCCACGAGCGTGGTCGGGTACGGCGCCGCGCTGTTCTTCTACGACGCCTTCGGGTTCCTTCAGACCTTCCTGCTGCTGGCGATCCTGCTGGCCGTAGGCGCCTGGCTGCTGACCGACGCCCACGCGGACACCGCTGTGGACACGGCTGTGGACACTCCTGCGGAGGAGCCATGA
- a CDS encoding sugar transferase translates to MRPEPNAALVGGMSATTSTLVAAQPAREAVARAARSAASAVAWQPRRPSWRRRLALALLVTDAAAITTSLVVAYLVRFGATEWSAGARLPYGWVGVLLGLAWVLTLARSRDVRAAGIGLLEYQRVIGTTVLTFGALAIVAFLARLDIARGYLAVALPVGLVLLVLGRWAWRLALQRLRRADRCLTGAIVAGPAAEVARVAEQLRANLRAGYRPIAVSCSDAEPLPEHDAAAHLPAVPFAELVDVARRSRTRAVIIAGELPGGRERVRELGWSLEDARIELILVSQLTDVAAPRVHLRPLDGLPMVHVDLAQRTGVNHVVKRTFDVAGALLALTLLSPVLAAVAIAIKLDDGGPVVFRQVRVCQHGGRFTMYKFRSMVVDAEQRLGDLAQANEGAGGVLFKVRADPRITRVGGLLRRGSLDELPQLWNVLRGDMSLVGPRPPLPREVELYERPAERRLLTKPGVTGLWQVSGRSRLTWEESVRLDLYYVENWSLALDLLVLARTFRAVVKRDGAY, encoded by the coding sequence ATGAGACCGGAACCGAACGCCGCGCTCGTCGGCGGCATGTCCGCCACCACCTCCACACTCGTCGCGGCCCAGCCCGCCCGCGAGGCGGTCGCCCGGGCCGCACGGTCCGCCGCCTCCGCGGTCGCCTGGCAGCCGCGGCGCCCGTCGTGGCGGCGACGGCTCGCCCTGGCGTTGCTCGTCACCGACGCCGCGGCCATCACCACCTCGCTCGTGGTCGCCTACCTCGTGCGCTTCGGCGCCACCGAGTGGTCGGCCGGCGCGCGCCTGCCCTACGGCTGGGTCGGGGTGCTGCTCGGCCTGGCCTGGGTGCTCACCCTCGCCCGCTCGCGCGACGTGCGCGCCGCGGGCATCGGCCTGCTGGAGTACCAACGGGTCATCGGCACGACCGTGCTCACCTTCGGCGCGCTCGCCATCGTCGCGTTCCTGGCCCGGCTCGACATCGCTCGCGGCTACCTCGCCGTCGCGCTGCCCGTGGGCCTCGTTCTGCTGGTGCTCGGCCGCTGGGCCTGGCGCCTGGCGCTCCAACGCCTGCGCCGCGCCGACCGGTGCCTGACCGGGGCCATCGTCGCGGGGCCCGCGGCCGAGGTCGCCCGGGTCGCGGAACAGTTGCGCGCCAACCTGCGCGCGGGCTACCGGCCCATCGCCGTGAGCTGCAGCGACGCCGAGCCCTTGCCCGAGCACGACGCCGCCGCGCACCTGCCCGCGGTCCCGTTCGCCGAGCTCGTCGACGTGGCCCGACGCAGCCGCACCCGCGCCGTCATCATCGCGGGCGAGCTGCCCGGGGGCCGCGAGCGGGTGCGCGAGCTCGGCTGGTCGCTCGAGGACGCCCGGATCGAGCTCATCCTGGTCTCCCAGCTCACCGACGTCGCCGCCCCGCGCGTGCACCTGCGTCCGCTCGACGGACTGCCCATGGTGCACGTCGACCTCGCCCAGCGCACGGGCGTCAACCACGTGGTCAAGCGCACGTTCGACGTCGCGGGGGCCCTGCTCGCCCTCACCCTGCTCTCCCCCGTGCTCGCCGCCGTCGCGATCGCGATCAAGCTCGACGACGGGGGGCCGGTCGTCTTCCGGCAGGTGCGGGTGTGCCAGCACGGCGGGCGGTTCACCATGTACAAGTTCCGCTCCATGGTCGTCGACGCCGAGCAGCGTCTGGGCGACCTCGCCCAGGCCAACGAGGGCGCCGGCGGTGTGCTGTTCAAGGTGCGCGCCGACCCACGGATCACCCGCGTGGGCGGCCTGCTGCGCCGCGGCTCGCTCGACGAGCTGCCGCAGCTGTGGAACGTGCTGCGCGGCGACATGAGCCTCGTCGGACCGCGGCCCCCGCTGCCGCGCGAGGTCGAGCTGTACGAGCGTCCCGCCGAGCGGCGGCTGCTGACCAAGCCCGGGGTGACCGGGCTGTGGCAGGTCAGCGGCCGCTCGCGGCTCACCTGGGAGGAGAGCGTGCGGCTCGACCTCTACTACGTCGAGAACTGGTCGCTCGCTCTCGACCTGCTCGTGCTGGCGCGCACGTTCCGTGCCGTCGTCAAGCGCGACGGCGCCTACTAG